One genomic window of Salvelinus namaycush isolate Seneca chromosome 22, SaNama_1.0, whole genome shotgun sequence includes the following:
- the LOC120017492 gene encoding C-X-C motif chemokine 9-like produces the protein MNSVLSVYLLASLSLYCLLLTVGKGEGQFVPGRCECYDTKTTVSGPLSDLKVTLKGLTCNTDQIIVVMKRTSEPVCVNPMGPLGKQLLRCWKKTSGLDKKRCLRRRREQGKRGQKQRKHRGQSKESKRRATPIPAIG, from the exons ATgaactctgtcctgtctgtctacCTGCTGGCGAGTCTGTCACTTTACTGCCTACTGCTTACAG TGGGTAAAGGTGAGGGGCAGTTTGTTCCAGGGAGGTGTGAGTGTTATGACACAAAGACAACTGTCAGCGGACCCCTGTCTGACCTCAAAGTCACACTCAAAGGCCTCACCTGCAACACAGACCAAATCAT agtggtcaTGAAGAGGACcagtgagcctgtgtgtgtgaatCCAATGGGACCACTGGGAAAACAACTGCTGCGCTGCTGGAAGAA AACCAGCGGATTGGATAAGAAGAGGTGtctgagaaggaggagagagcaggggaaACGAGGACAGAAACAGAGGAAACACAGGGGACAATCTAAAGAGAGCAAAAGAAGGGCAACACCAATCCCTGCCATAGGGTGA